A section of the Equus caballus isolate H_3958 breed thoroughbred chromosome 21, TB-T2T, whole genome shotgun sequence genome encodes:
- the LOC138919946 gene encoding spermatogenesis-associated protein 31E1-like, with translation METPILRLQSIVATCLSSSAASWVIGTILRILYGLGLFLLFFPPSPKRNSPSQPTDKRRNVRKRQVEPRGRSSRSRKKRGALKAYRAGRKDLAEVGGLRSLSPSSPGRLSCKGCFHRLTSQASPGEACKTASARVRQPRGKPVQGAPLTTAPALSLALLTQRTLPWASTLPAEPPSALTTTPLRPVATSSAPAHSCWPFPNSGHGRVSCRVETFPSRWNTIQVLFFPVPSHFGSQQGPLSCHPPVASFWGGPTHREGETDSPSVANPDAQKLLETDITESMQTEVWEEEQDDPRTPQMLPAHTITSGLNFRWGLPLLPLGPAALEACEAQPSALPRSPLPPAATCDSGAPSKADSAHLTGKPLEPPPGDQVLTWTTKPSVPRLARPLPAPSPVCEENQKALGGTLPGDGSGPSEASLSGQEGRLPSPTFPRGLSERKGRGGTFVGAEQGRRGPTSGSPVAREEPREESRGGASPEPCRGVATLDGESGSQSRSQVGDVGDTLETKPLQPPPAKEEDPRDSPLRKMLRRLLPCLRPNKEEAPEEPLAKASPPQPPPRAGHGSHTARRRMAGLFRRHRQ, from the exons atggaaactcctatcttacGTCTACAAAGCATTGTTGCTACCTGCTTGAGCTCCAGTGCcgcctcctgggtgattgggaccatcctccgcatcctgtatggactggggctcttcctcctgttcttccccccctcccccaagaggAATTCGCCCTCACAACCAACTGACAaaaggagaaacgtcaggaag cgtcaagtggagcccagagggaggagcagcaggagcaggaagaaaaggggagctttgaaag cttacagagctggccggaaggacctggcagaagtggggggcctgaggtccctttcgccaag ctccccggggaggctgtcttgtaaggggTGCTTCCATCGCTTGACATCTCAAGcctcccctggggaggcgtgcaagacagcgtctgctagagtccgccagccacgcgggaagcccgtgcaaggtgctcctctcaccacggctccagcactttccctggctcttctcacccagcgcactctaccttgggcctccaccctgccagcagaaCCGCCCTCGGCCCTGACCACCACTCCACTACGCCCTGTTGCCACGAGCTCGGCCCCAGCTCACTCgtgttggccatttcccaactcaggccacggccgcgtGAGCTGTCGCGTTGAAACGTTCCCCTCCCGCTGGAACACGATCCAGGTCTTGTTCTTCCCCGTGCCGTCGCACTTCGGGtcccagcaagggcccctgtcctgccacccaccagtggcctcattctggggaggccccacacatAGGGAGGGAGAGACCGACAGCCCCTCAGTCGCCAACCCTGACGCccagaagctgctcgagacagACATCACGGAGAGCATGCAAACGGAGGTCTGGGAAGAAGAACAAGACGATCCACGCACTCCTCAGATGCTCCCAGCACACACtatcacgtctgggctgaatttccgctggggcctacccctcctgcccttggggcctgcagctctggaagcatgtgaggctcaaccctcggcccttccacggtcccctctgccccccgcagcCACCTGTGATTCTGGGGCCCCCTCGAAAGCTGACTCTGCACACTTGAcgggaaaacctcttgagcctcctccggGTGACCAGGTCTTAACTTGGACGACCAAACCAtcagttcccaggctggcccgtcccctccctgctccctcacctgtgtgtgaggaaaatcagaaggccctgggagggaccctacctggcgatggcagtgggccctcagaagcctctctctcggGACAGGAGGGCCGGCTGCCTTCTCCAACCTTCCCACGCGgcctctcagagagaaaagggcggggtgggaccttcgtgggggccgagcaaggccgtCGGGGGCCGACTTCAGGGTCCCCCGTGGCCAGGGAAGAGCCtcgggaggagagcaggggtggggcctcaccagagccctgccgcggggtggcaacactggacggggagtcagggtcccagtctcggAGCCAGGTCGGGGACGTGGGAGACACCCTCGAGACCAAACCCCTCCAGCCCCCGCCTGCAAAGGAAGAGGATCCTCGCGAcagccctctcagaaaaatgttgagacgcctcctgccctgcctgaggcccaacaaggaggaagcaccagaggagcccctcgcaaaggcaagcccgcctcagccaccgcccagagccgggcacgggtcacacacagctcggcgtcggatggcggggctgttcaggcgccatcgacagtga
- the LOC138919934 gene encoding spermatogenesis-associated protein 31E1-like has translation MQNPLMFLKSLFATWPSSSSTSWVIGTILPFLCGLGLFLLRLPSLQRNPSSRPPCERRNIRKRQVEPRGKSSRSRKKRGALKAPRAAGKGLAEVRGQVSLSHSSPGRLSSKGCSHRSSCQGYPGEASNTAYARAQQPRGKPVAGATLTMTPAHSLGPLTHTPIPLASTLPAEPPADLTRIPPDTTAMSTAPAHSSWPFPNSGHGRMSWRVEFLSQWHMIKVLFFPGSAHLQSQQGHLSCHRPVASFRGGPTHREGETESPSLANPDAPKLLKMEIRKRTQTKAWPEKEEQDAPGSPQMLEAPSITSGLNVRWRPPFPSLESAELNASEAQPLALPRSTFPSSATRDSGTRLKADSAEFSGKPLEPHPGEKHKTLTTKASVPRLAPPLPSTSPVSEENQKAPGGTLPGNGCGPSEASLMGQQGRPPSPSFAFSLSDRNGQSGTVVGAEQGRLHLSPGSAMARNEPLKESGGGASPEPCRGVATLEGESGSQSWSQVGGTGDALGTKPLQALPEKEEVFHVSPLRKMLRRLLPCLRPNKEEAPEEPLAKASPRQPPPRARHGSHAARRRMAGLFRRHPQYHPLSGRWETD, from the exons ATGCAGAATCCTCTCATGTTTCTGAAAAGCCTCTTTGCTACCTGGCCGAGCTCCAGTTCcacttcctgggtgattgggaccatcctccccttcctgtgtggactggggctcttcctcctgcgcCTTCCCTCCCTGCAGAGGAATCCATCCTCGCGACCACCTTGTGAACGCAGAAACATAAGGAAG cgtcaagtggagcccagagggaagagcagcaggagcaggaagaaaaggggagctttgaaag ctcccagagctgctgggaagggcctggcaGAAGTGCGGGGCCAGGTGTCGCTTTCGCACAG ctccccagggaggctgtcttccAAGGGATGCTCCCATCGCTCATCATGTCAAGGCTACCCTGGGGAGGCGAGCAACACAGCATACGCCAGAGCCCAGCAGCCACGCGGAAAGCCTGTGGCAGGTGCTACTCTCACCATGACTCCAGCACATTCCCTGGGGCCTCTGACCCACACCCCTATACctctggcctccaccctgccGGCGGAACCTCCAGCTGACTTGACCAGAATCCCACCGGACACTACTGCCATGAGCACAGCTCCAGCTCACTCCtcttggccatttcccaactcaggccacggccgcaTGAGCTGGCGCGTCGAGTTCCTCTCGCAGTGGCACATGATCAAGGTCTTGTTCTTCCCCGGGTCAGCGCACCTCCAGTCCCAGCAAGGGCACCTGTCCTGCCACCGACCAGTGGCCTCATTCCGGGGAGGCCCcacacacagggagggagagacggagagCCCCTCACTTGCCAACCCTGATGCGCCAAAGCTGCTCAAGatggaaatcaggaaaagaacacagacgaaggcctggccagagaaagaagaacaagacgccccaggcagccctcagatGCTCGAAGCACCCAGtatcacgtctgggctgaatGTCCGCTGGCGCCCACCCTTCCCGTCCTTGGAGTCGGCTGAGCTGAACGCAAGTGAGGCTCAACCCTTGGCCCTTCCACGGTctacttttccctcctctgccacccgtGATTCCGGCACCCGCTTGAAGGCCGACAGTGCAGAGTTCTcgggaaaacctcttgagcccCACCCAGGAGAGAAACATAAGACTTTGACCACAAAAGCATCAGTTCCgcgcctggcccctcccctcccttcaacTTCCCCTGTGAGTGAGGAAAACCAGAAGGCCccgggagggaccctacctggcaaTGGCTGTGGGCCCTCCGAGGCCTCTCTGATGGGACAGcagggccggccgccttctccgAGCTTCGCATTCAGCCTCTCGGACAGAAATGGGCAGAGCGGGACGGtcgtgggggccgagcaaggccgtCTACACCTGAGTCCAGGGTCAGCAATGGCCAGGAACGAGCCTCTGAAAGAGAGTGGAGGTGGGGcgtcaccagagccctgccgtggggtggcaacactggagggcgagtcagggtcccagtcttggAGCCAGGTCGGAGGAACAGGAGACGCCCTCGGGACCAaacccctccaggccctgccggaaaaagaagaggtttttcacgtcagccctctcagaaaaatgttgagacgcctcctgccctgcctgaggcccaacaaggaggaagcaccagaggagccccttgcaaaggcaagcccgcgtcagccaccgcccagagccaggcacgggtcacacgcagctcggcgtcggatggcagggctgttcaggcgccatccaCAGTATCATCCTTTGTCTGGGCGCTGGGAGACAGACTGA
- the LOC138919722 gene encoding spermatogenesis-associated protein 31E1-like, giving the protein METPILRLQSIVATCLSSSAASWVIGTILRILYGLGLFLLFFPPSPKRNSPSQPTDKRRNVRKRQVEPRGRSSRSRKKRGALKAYRAGRKDLAEVGGLRSLSPSSPGRLSCKGCFHRLTSQASPGEACKTASARVRQPRGKPVQGAPLTTAPALSLALLTQRTLPWASTLPAEPPSALTTTPLRPVATSSAPAHSCWPFPNSGHGRVSCRVETFPSRWNTIQVLFFPVPSHFGSQQGPLSCHPPVASFWGGPTHRQGETDSPSVANPDAQKLLETDITESMQTEVWEEEQDDPRTPQMLPAHTITSGLNFRWGLPLLPLGPAALEACEAQPSALPRSPLPPAATCDSGAPSKADSAHLTGKPLEPPPGDQVLTWTTKPSVPRLARPLPAPSPVCEENQKALGGTLPGDGSGPSEASLSGQEGRPPSPTFPRGLSERKGRGGTFVGAEQGRRGPTSGSPVAREEPREESRGGASPEPCRGVATLDGESGSQSRSQVGDVGDTLETKPLQPPPAKEEDPRDSPLRKMLRRLLPCLRPNKEEAPEEPLAKASPPQPPPRAGHGSHAARRRMAGLFRRHRQ; this is encoded by the exons atggaaactcctatcttacGTCTACAAAGCATTGTTGCTACCTGCTTGAGCTCCAGTGCcgcctcctgggtgattgggaccatcctccgcatcctgtatggactggggctcttcctcctgttcttccccccctcccccaagaggAATTCGCCCTCACAACCAACTGACAaaaggagaaacgtcaggaag cgtcaagtggagcccagagggaggagcagcaggagcaggaagaaaaggggagctttgaaag cttacagagctggccggaaggacctggcagaagtggggggcctgaggtccctttcgccaag ctccccggggaggctgtcttgtaaggggTGCTTCCATCGCTTGACATCTCAAGcctcccctggggaggcgtgcaagacagcgtctgctagagtccgccagccacgcgggaagcccgtgcaaggtgctcctctcaccacggctccagcactttccctggctcttctcacccagcgcactctaccttgggcctccaccctgccagcagaaCCGCCCTCGGCCCTGACCACCACTCCACTACGCCCTGTTGCCACGAGCTCGGCCCCAGCTCACTCgtgttggccatttcccaactcaggccacggccgcgtGAGCTGTCGCGTTGAAACGTTCCCCTCCCGCTGGAACACGATCCAGGTCTTGTTCTTCCCCGTGCCGTCGCACTTCGGGtcccagcaagggcccctgtcctgccacccaccagtggcctcattctggggaggccccacacatAGGCAGGGAGAGACCGACAGCCCCTCAGTCGCCAACCCTGACGCccagaagctgctcgagacagACATCACGGAGAGCATGCAAACGGAGGTCTGGGAAGAAGAACAAGACGATCCACGCACTCCTCAGATGCTCCCAGCACACACtatcacgtctgggctgaatttccgctggggcctacccctcctgcccttggggcctgcagctctggaagcatgtgaggctcaaccctcggcccttccacggtcccctctgccccccgcagcCACCTGTGATTCTGGGGCCCCCTCGAAAGCTGACTCTGCACACTTGAcgggaaaacctcttgagcctcctccggGTGACCAGGTCTTAACTTGGACGACCAAACCAtcagttcccaggctggcccgtcccctccctgctccctcacctgtgtgtgaggaaaatcagaaggccctgggagggaccctacctggcgatggcagtgggccctcagaagcctctctctcgggacaggagggccggccgccttctccaaCCTTCCCACGCGgcctctcagagagaaaagggcggggtgggaccttcgtgggggccgagcaaggccgtCGGGGGCCGACTTCAGGGTCCCCCGTGGCCAGGGAAGAGCCtcgggaggagagcaggggtggggcctcaccagagccctgccgcggggtggcaacactggacggggagtcagggtcccagtctcggAGCCAGGTCGGGGACGTGGGAGACACCCTCGAGACCAAACCCCTCCAGCCCCCGCCTGCAAAGGAAGAGGATCCTCGCGAcagccctctcagaaaaatgttgagacgcctcctgccctgcctgaggcccaacaaggaggaagcaccagaggagcccctcgcaaaggcaagcccgcctcagccaccgcccagagccgggcacgggtcacacgcagctcggcgtcggatggcggggctgttcaggcgccatcgacagtga
- the LOC138919935 gene encoding spermatogenesis-associated protein 31E1-like — protein METPILRLQSIVATCLSSSAASWVIGTILRILYGLGLFLLFFPPSPKRNSPSQPTDKRRNVRKRQVEPRGRSSRSRKKRGALKAYRAGRKDLAEVGGLRSLSPSSPGRLSCKGCFHRLTSQASPGEACKTASARVRQPRGKPVQGAPLTTAPALSLALLTQRTLPWASTLPAEPPSALTTTPLRPVATSSAPAHSCWPFPNSGHGRVSCRVETFPSRWNTIQVLFFPVPSHFGSQQGPLSCHPPVASFWGGPTHREGETDSPSVANPDAQKLLETDITESMQTEVWEEEQDDPRTPQMLPAHTITSGLNFRWGLPLLPLGPAALEACEAQPSALPRSPLPPAATCDSGAPSKADSAHLTGKPLEPPPGDQVLTWTTKPSVPRLARPLPAPSPVCEENQKALGGTLPGDGSGPSEASLSGQEGRPPSPTFPRGLSERKGRGGTFVGAEQGRRGPTSGSPVAREEPREESRGGASPEPCRGVATLDGESGSQSRSQVGDVGDTLETKPLQPPPAKEEDPRDSPLRKMLRRLLPCLRPNKEEAPEEPLAKASPPQPPPRAGHGSHTARRRMAGLFRRHRQ, from the exons atggaaactcctatcttacGTCTACAAAGCATTGTTGCTACCTGCTTGAGCTCCAGTGCcgcctcctgggtgattgggaccatcctccgcatcctgtatggactggggctcttcctcctgttcttccccccctcccccaagaggAATTCGCCCTCACAACCAACTGACAaaaggagaaacgtcaggaag cgtcaagtggagccgagagggaggagcagcaggagcaggaagaaaaggggagctttgaaag cttacagagctggccggaaggacctggcagaagtggggggcctgaggtccctttcgccaag ctccccggggaggctgtcttgtaaggggTGCTTCCATCGCTTGACATCTCAAGcctcccctggggaggcgtgcaagacagcgtctgctagagtccgccagccacgcgggaagcccgtgcaaggtgctcctctcaccacggctccagcactttccctggctcttctcacccagcgcactctaccttgggcctccaccctgccagcagaaCCGCCCTCGGCCCTGACCACCACTCCACTACGCCCTGTTGCCACGAGCTCGGCCCCAGCTCACTCgtgttggccatttcccaactcaggccacggccgcgtGAGCTGTCGCGTTGAAACGTTCCCCTCCCGCTGGAACACGATCCAGGTCTTGTTCTTCCCCGTGCCGTCGCACTTCGGGtcccagcaagggcccctgtcctgccacccaccagtggcctcattctggggaggccccacacatAGGGAGGGAGAGACCGACAGCCCCTCAGTCGCCAACCCTGACGCccagaagctgctcgagacagACATCACGGAGAGCATGCAAACGGAGGTCTGGGAAGAAGAACAAGACGATCCACGCACTCCTCAGATGCTCCCAGCACACACtatcacgtctgggctgaatttccgctggggcctacccctcctgcccttggggcctgcagctctggaagcatgtgaggctcaaccctcggcccttccacggtcccctctgccccccgcagcCACCTGTGATTCTGGGGCCCCCTCGAAAGCTGACTCTGCACACTTGAcgggaaaacctcttgagcctcctccggGTGACCAGGTCTTAACTTGGACGACCAAACCAtcagttcccaggctggcccgtcccctccctgctccctcacctgtgtgtgaggaaaatcagaaggccctgggagggaccctacctggcgatggcagtgggccctcagaagcctctctctcgggacaggagggccggccgccttctccaaCCTTCCCACGCGgcctctcagagagaaaagggcggggtgggaccttcgtgggggccgagcaaggccgtCGGGGGCCGACTTCAGGGTCCCCCGTGGCCAGGGAAGAGCCtcgggaggagagcaggggtggggcctcaccagagccctgccgcggggtggcaacactggacggggagtcagggtcccagtctcggAGCCAGGTCGGGGACGTGGGAGACACCCTCGAGACCAAACCCCTCCAGCCCCCGCCTGCAAAGGAAGAGGATCCTCGCGAcagccctctcagaaaaatgttgagacgcctcctgccctgcctgaggcccaacaaggaggaagcaccagaggagcccctcgcaaaggcaagcccgcctcagccaccgcccagagccgggcacgggtcacacacagctcggcgtcggatggcggggctgttcaggcgccatcgacagtga